From one Sphingomonas sp. BT-65 genomic stretch:
- a CDS encoding ATP-binding protein, giving the protein MNAIEPRPPIAMGRVGPDGLLVDAEARLADLNARAGGKLGAPIAVPPIAAIARLAQRLGIAVSRNVVAADGEDDIDLWVRAEPDADGVRLEVSGWRPRAAWRAPDGDAAREDDFLRAETDWLWETDAAMRITHLPFEAGQLNGFDPVAMLGQPLTLLFALEADGAGTLPILAAAVEQARFDGQVAELRGTGQRVRLSASPRIDAQGRFAGFSGAATRIDPAKEAEAAPVPAPAAEPEFTSEFGQRLDKALRAPLARIIANADSISARVDGPLRDDYAEYALDIANAGRHLLSLVGDLADLSAIEREDFTVELEPIDLADVARRAAGLLAVRASEADVRIEKPRADERMPVTGEFRRVLQIMVNLIGNAVRYSPPGGWVWVRLEREGALGCVIVADQGKGIADADQAKIFEKFGRVDPAEPGGSGLGLYIARRLARAMGGDILVDSAPDQGARFVLTLPSRED; this is encoded by the coding sequence GTGAACGCGATCGAGCCCCGCCCGCCGATCGCGATGGGACGCGTCGGTCCCGACGGGCTGCTGGTCGACGCCGAGGCGCGGCTGGCCGACCTCAATGCGCGCGCGGGCGGCAAGCTGGGCGCGCCGATCGCGGTGCCGCCGATCGCGGCGATCGCGCGGCTGGCGCAGCGGCTCGGCATCGCGGTCTCCCGCAACGTCGTCGCCGCCGATGGCGAGGACGATATCGACCTGTGGGTCCGCGCCGAGCCCGATGCCGATGGCGTGCGGCTCGAGGTGAGCGGCTGGCGGCCGCGCGCCGCGTGGCGTGCGCCCGATGGCGATGCCGCGCGCGAGGACGATTTCCTGCGCGCCGAGACCGACTGGCTGTGGGAGACCGATGCGGCGATGCGCATCACGCATCTTCCGTTCGAAGCCGGGCAGCTCAACGGATTCGATCCGGTCGCGATGCTCGGCCAGCCGTTGACTTTGCTGTTCGCGCTGGAGGCGGACGGCGCGGGCACGCTGCCGATCCTGGCCGCCGCGGTCGAGCAGGCGCGCTTCGACGGGCAGGTCGCGGAACTGCGCGGAACCGGCCAGCGCGTGCGGCTTTCCGCCAGTCCGCGCATCGATGCGCAAGGGCGCTTCGCCGGCTTCAGCGGCGCGGCGACGCGGATCGATCCGGCGAAGGAGGCGGAAGCCGCGCCCGTACCCGCACCCGCTGCCGAACCCGAGTTCACCAGCGAGTTCGGCCAGCGGCTCGACAAGGCGCTGCGTGCGCCGCTCGCGCGGATCATCGCCAATGCCGACAGCATCAGCGCGCGTGTCGACGGGCCGCTGCGCGACGACTATGCCGAATATGCGCTCGATATCGCGAATGCCGGGCGGCACCTGCTGTCGCTGGTCGGCGACCTTGCCGACCTCTCCGCGATCGAGCGCGAGGATTTCACGGTCGAGCTCGAGCCGATCGACCTTGCCGACGTCGCGCGGCGCGCCGCCGGCCTGCTCGCGGTGCGCGCGAGCGAAGCGGACGTGCGGATCGAGAAGCCGCGCGCCGACGAACGCATGCCGGTGACGGGCGAGTTCCGCCGCGTGCTGCAGATCATGGTCAACCTGATCGGCAATGCAGTGCGCTACTCGCCGCCCGGTGGCTGGGTGTGGGTGCGGCTGGAGCGCGAGGGTGCGCTGGGTTGCGTGATCGTCGCCGACCAGGGCAAGGGCATCGCGGACGCGGACCAGGCGAAGATCTTCGAGAAGTTCGGCCGCGTCGATCCCGCGGAGCCGGGCGGCAGCGGGCTGGGGCTCTACATCGCGCGGCGGCTGGCGCGGGCGATGGGCGGCGACATCCTCGTGGACAGCGCCCCCGATCAGGGCGCGCGCTTCGTGCTGACGCTGCCGAGCCGCGAGGACTGA
- a CDS encoding DUF2336 domain-containing protein, whose protein sequence is MSDPNVDMREGALDGAQALLARAAAADVAAHRALGAAIDDFLVPDDGRLDERTRAALAQLLRALIDTIEGEVRGHAVRLLRTQSEAEQADALANGASVAGLLRDSGLLRDRELMGELIARVRLDLLASGMQVQAQDDPERPSLLSRLALHPDRLLAHNAAAVLVAESRRRGIPDAGPLAQTDLPAELHHKLVWRVAAALRASVMEPTAALDRALADAAQRSLAAHDEGERVEAAALRLAVALDAQPDELPELMTESLGDRRVALFVALLAHALHIDFDAARAMTFDASSGRLWIALRALDFDRAAVARLGVALSEADPRRNVEAFADLLDSIMAIAPAQAQEALAPLRLPHHYRAAVFTLGSVAR, encoded by the coding sequence ATGTCCGACCCGAATGTCGACATGCGTGAAGGCGCCCTTGACGGCGCACAGGCGTTGCTCGCGCGTGCCGCGGCGGCGGATGTCGCCGCGCATCGTGCGCTCGGCGCGGCGATCGACGACTTTCTGGTTCCCGACGACGGCCGGCTCGACGAGCGCACGCGCGCGGCACTGGCGCAGCTTTTGCGCGCGCTGATCGACACGATCGAGGGCGAGGTCCGCGGCCATGCCGTGCGGCTGCTGCGCACCCAAAGCGAGGCGGAACAGGCCGACGCGCTGGCGAACGGCGCGAGCGTCGCCGGGCTGCTGCGCGACTCCGGGCTGCTGCGCGACCGCGAGCTGATGGGCGAGCTGATCGCACGGGTGCGGCTCGATCTGCTGGCGAGCGGCATGCAGGTGCAGGCGCAGGACGATCCCGAGCGGCCGAGCCTGCTCAGCCGGCTCGCGCTGCATCCCGACCGGCTGCTGGCGCACAACGCGGCGGCGGTGCTGGTCGCGGAGAGCCGTCGGCGCGGGATCCCGGACGCCGGGCCGCTCGCGCAGACCGACCTTCCGGCGGAGCTGCACCACAAGCTCGTGTGGCGCGTGGCGGCGGCGTTGCGGGCGAGCGTCATGGAACCGACGGCCGCGCTCGACCGGGCGCTGGCCGATGCCGCGCAACGCAGCCTCGCCGCGCATGACGAGGGCGAGCGCGTGGAGGCGGCGGCGCTGCGGCTGGCGGTGGCGCTCGACGCGCAGCCGGACGAGCTGCCCGAGCTGATGACCGAGTCGCTCGGCGACCGGCGCGTCGCGCTGTTCGTCGCGCTGCTCGCGCATGCGCTGCACATCGATTTCGACGCGGCGCGCGCGATGACGTTCGACGCGTCGAGCGGGCGGCTGTGGATCGCGTTGCGCGCGCTCGACTTCGATCGCGCCGCGGTGGCGCGCCTCGGCGTGGCGCTGAGCGAGGCCGATCCGCGCCGCAATGTCGAGGCCTTTGCCGATCTGCTCGATTCGATCATGGCGATCGCGCCGGCGCAAGCGCAGGAAGCGCTCGCGCCGCTGCGCCTGCCCCACCATTATCGGGCGGCGGTCTTCACGCTCGGGAGTGTCGCCCGGTGA
- a CDS encoding DUF1343 domain-containing protein, whose amino-acid sequence MNFGIDRLLADPALLSQLHGRRVALLAHPASVTADLTHSLDALVAAGVNVSAVFGPQHGVRGDLQDNMMESPDYTDPTYGMPVFSLYGEVRRPTGQSMHTFDVMLVDLQDVGCRIYTFVTTLLYVLEAAAQHGKDMWVLDRPNPAGRPVEGLTLLPGWESFVGAGPMPMRHGMTLGEMGAWFIDHFKLDVGYRVVEMEGWRPDDAPGFGWPVDRVWINPSPNAANVNMARAYAGTVMLEGTMLSEGRGTTRPLELFGAPDIDAKAVIAEMRRIAPEWLAGCTLRDFWFQPTFHKHVGQLCSGVFIHAEGPRYDHAAFQPWRLQALGFKAIRTLYPDYELWRDFPYEYEFGKLAIDVINGGPGLREWVDDAAAAPDDLDAAAKADEAAWEEVRRAFLRY is encoded by the coding sequence ATGAACTTCGGTATCGACCGGCTGCTCGCCGACCCCGCGCTTCTGTCCCAGCTTCACGGCCGCCGCGTCGCGCTACTCGCGCATCCGGCTTCGGTGACGGCCGATTTGACCCACAGCCTCGACGCGCTGGTGGCAGCCGGGGTGAACGTGTCGGCGGTGTTCGGGCCGCAGCATGGCGTGCGGGGCGACTTGCAGGACAATATGATGGAGTCGCCGGACTATACCGATCCCACCTACGGGATGCCGGTGTTCAGCCTTTATGGCGAGGTGCGGCGGCCGACGGGCCAGTCGATGCACACGTTCGACGTGATGCTGGTCGACCTGCAGGATGTGGGGTGCCGCATCTACACCTTCGTCACGACCCTGCTCTACGTGCTCGAAGCGGCGGCGCAGCACGGCAAGGACATGTGGGTGCTCGACCGGCCCAATCCGGCGGGGCGGCCGGTGGAGGGGCTGACCCTGCTGCCCGGCTGGGAGAGCTTCGTCGGGGCGGGGCCGATGCCGATGCGGCACGGCATGACGCTGGGCGAGATGGGGGCGTGGTTCATCGACCATTTCAAGCTCGATGTCGGCTATCGCGTGGTCGAGATGGAGGGCTGGCGACCCGATGATGCGCCTGGGTTCGGCTGGCCGGTGGATCGCGTGTGGATCAACCCCAGCCCCAACGCCGCCAACGTCAACATGGCGCGCGCCTATGCCGGCACGGTGATGCTGGAGGGGACGATGCTGTCGGAGGGGCGCGGGACGACGCGACCGCTGGAGCTGTTCGGCGCGCCCGACATCGACGCCAAGGCGGTGATCGCGGAGATGCGGCGGATCGCGCCGGAATGGCTCGCCGGCTGCACGTTGCGCGACTTCTGGTTCCAGCCGACCTTCCACAAGCATGTCGGGCAGCTGTGCAGCGGCGTGTTCATCCATGCCGAGGGGCCGAGATACGACCATGCGGCGTTCCAGCCGTGGCGGCTGCAGGCGCTGGGGTTCAAGGCGATCCGGACGCTCTACCCCGACTACGAACTGTGGCGCGATTTCCCCTACGAATATGAGTTCGGCAAGTTGGCGATCGACGTGATCAACGGCGGGCCGGGGCTGCGCGAGTGGGTCGATGACGCCGCGGCGGCGCCGGACGATCTGGATGCGGCGGCGAAGGCGGATGAGGCAGCGTGGGAAGAGGTGCGGCGGGCGTTCCTTCGCTACTGA
- a CDS encoding DOMON-like domain-containing protein produces the protein MRHDLNCHPDTPAAFVESVHVELAMTDSDDMLLTFYITPGAALAVPDPTSPGRADGLWQRTCCELFLKPEGGESYFEFNLSPSGQWAAYAFDGYRAGMRNLALPVDPHIELERQGAVFVLEADVDLAAIPAGRLTISLSAVVEEADGTKSYWALNHPPGKPDFHHPDGFVLALPAGSQGWV, from the coding sequence ATGCGCCATGACCTGAACTGCCACCCGGATACGCCAGCGGCATTTGTCGAATCCGTTCACGTCGAGCTGGCGATGACCGATTCCGACGACATGCTGCTGACCTTCTATATCACACCGGGGGCGGCGCTCGCGGTCCCGGATCCCACCTCTCCGGGCCGCGCCGATGGACTGTGGCAGCGGACCTGTTGCGAGCTGTTCCTGAAGCCGGAGGGAGGGGAGAGCTATTTCGAGTTCAACCTGTCCCCTTCAGGGCAATGGGCAGCTTATGCGTTCGACGGCTATCGCGCCGGGATGCGCAACCTGGCGCTGCCGGTCGATCCGCATATCGAGCTCGAACGGCAGGGCGCGGTTTTCGTGCTGGAGGCGGATGTCGATCTGGCGGCGATCCCGGCCGGGCGGCTGACCATCAGCCTTTCCGCCGTGGTCGAAGAGGCCGACGGCACCAAATCCTATTGGGCGCTCAACCACCCGCCGGGAAAGCCCGATTTCCATCATCCCGACGGTTTTGTGCTGGCGCTGCCGGCCGGGAGCCAGGGTTGGGTCTAG